TTTGCCATCTTCGTGCATCGCATCGCGCACGAGCTGTACGTGCAGAATGTGCCCCTCATTCCGCGTATCATGAGCGAATACGCACACGACCATTCCGGCGTGGACATCAATGCGGGTGCCACCATCGACGAGTACTTCTTCATCGACCATGCAACGGGCGTCGTCATTGGCGAGACCACCATCATCGGCAAGCACGTGAAGGTCTACCAGGGCGTTACGCTGGGTGCTCTCTCCACGCGCGCTGGTCAGGGTCTGAAGGGCGTGAAGCGCCATCCCACCATCGAGGACAACGTTACGATCTACTCCAATGCCAGCGTCTTGGGTGGCGAAACCATCGTGGGCGCGGGTTCGGTCATCGGTGGTAGCGCCTTCGTTACCAGCAGCGTTCCCAAGAACGCGCGCGTGAGCCTGAAGGCTGAAGTCAACGTGCGGCAGAGCAAGCCGCGCGACCCGCAGGCGTTCGAAACCGTCTAGGTCGAATCAATTCGCGTCTGAAAAGGGCCCGTAACTCGTGGAGTTGCGGGCCCTTTTGCGTAGTTACTAGTACAGGGGAAGGTGATAGAGACGCTCGTAGAGCTCGCGTTGCCCTTCGCCTTCTATGCTGCTGCGGAAGACGACGCGTCCCTTCTGGTCGGCAGGTGCCTCGATGCCGTGTTCCTGCAGCTTCCGCTTCGTGTGGCGCGCCGTTCCCTCGCCGCCGTCGAAGAACGCGATTTCGCCCATAACGTACGCAATCTGGCGCTTGATGAAGGGGTAGTGCGTGCAGCCCAGCACGATGGCGTC
This genomic stretch from Denitrobacterium detoxificans harbors:
- a CDS encoding serine O-acetyltransferase, translating into MESNDMQGIIEGISANYENEEVCLSCVDRHFPSRGAIIEIIKEVRRVLFPRYFSDDVATLHRSDYFIGEALSRIEHQLSAQVREAFLFQDPDINAEELEERVDGVVQAFLRRLPEVQRILLTDVQAAFDGDPAAGSKEEIIFSYPGLFAIFVHRIAHELYVQNVPLIPRIMSEYAHDHSGVDINAGATIDEYFFIDHATGVVIGETTIIGKHVKVYQGVTLGALSTRAGQGLKGVKRHPTIEDNVTIYSNASVLGGETIVGAGSVIGGSAFVTSSVPKNARVSLKAEVNVRQSKPRDPQAFETV